A region from the Devosia lucknowensis genome encodes:
- a CDS encoding glutathione peroxidase, producing the protein MTTLADFTANRLDGKPQRLSDYAGQVVLVVNVASQCGLTPQYEGLETLHRQYGERGLVILGFPCNQFAGQEPGTSNEIAEFCSLNYGVSFPLFERIDVNGDDAHPLFVWLKESAPGILGSEAIKWNFTKFLLGRDGRVVERYAPTTEPADIAPDIEKLL; encoded by the coding sequence ATGACCACCCTTGCCGACTTCACTGCCAACCGCCTCGACGGCAAGCCCCAGCGCCTTTCCGACTATGCCGGGCAGGTCGTGCTGGTGGTCAATGTCGCCAGCCAGTGCGGGCTCACACCGCAATATGAAGGGCTCGAGACGCTGCACCGGCAGTATGGCGAGCGTGGCCTCGTTATCCTGGGTTTTCCGTGCAATCAGTTCGCCGGCCAGGAGCCGGGCACCAGCAACGAAATCGCCGAATTCTGCTCGCTGAACTACGGCGTCAGCTTTCCGCTGTTCGAGCGCATCGACGTCAATGGGGACGACGCCCATCCGCTGTTCGTCTGGCTCAAGGAGTCGGCGCCCGGCATTCTCGGTAGCGAGGCCATCAAGTGGAACTTCACCAAGTTCCTGCTCGGTCGCGACGGTCGCGTGGTCGAGCGCTACGCGCCCACCACCGAGCCTGCCGACATAGCGCCCGACATCGAAAAGCTGCTGTAG